The Nitrospira sp. genome window below encodes:
- the istB gene encoding IS21-like element helper ATPase IstB, with amino-acid sequence MNAAQLERLRDQLTRLRLLKSRERLEALLQEAAVKELPYADFLDQVLGEEVASKTAKNIAMRTSLARFPFVKSLEVFDFSYQPSLDKKQIQQVATCHFIEHGENVVILGPPGVGKSHLAIGLGLQAIAQGYRVLFTTAAAMIATLTRALTENRLEDKLKLYTIPRLLIIDEIGYLPIDRTGANLFFQLISRRYEKGPMILTSNQSFGAWGEVFGDRVLATAILDRVLHHAITINIRGHSYRLKEKLKAGLVRVEEASTTT; translated from the coding sequence ATGAACGCGGCGCAACTGGAACGGCTCCGTGACCAACTCACGCGCCTACGGCTCTTGAAGAGTCGGGAGCGGCTGGAGGCCCTCTTACAAGAAGCGGCCGTCAAGGAGCTGCCCTATGCCGACTTCCTCGACCAGGTGCTCGGCGAAGAAGTCGCGTCCAAGACCGCGAAGAACATTGCGATGCGGACGAGTTTGGCGCGATTTCCATTCGTCAAGAGTCTGGAGGTCTTCGACTTCAGCTACCAGCCTTCGTTGGATAAGAAGCAGATTCAGCAGGTGGCGACCTGCCACTTCATCGAGCACGGCGAGAATGTCGTGATCTTGGGGCCGCCCGGTGTGGGCAAAAGCCACCTGGCCATCGGGCTAGGGCTGCAAGCCATTGCCCAGGGCTATCGGGTGTTGTTCACGACAGCCGCCGCCATGATCGCTACGCTGACTCGGGCGCTCACGGAGAATCGGCTGGAGGACAAGCTGAAGCTCTATACCATTCCCCGGTTGCTGATCATTGATGAGATCGGCTATCTGCCCATTGACCGCACCGGGGCCAACTTGTTCTTTCAGCTCATCTCACGCCGCTATGAGAAGGGGCCGATGATTTTGACCAGTAACCAGAGTTTCGGGGCTTGGGGCGAGGTGTTTGGCGACCGGGTGCTGGCGACTGCGATCCTGGATCGGGTGCTCCACCACGCGATCACCATCAACATCCGGGGCCATTCCTACCGGCTGAAGGAGAAACTCAAAGCCGGACTTGTGCGGGTCGAAGAAGCGTCAACGACAACCTAA
- the istA gene encoding IS21 family transposase — protein MVDQERWAEIRRLRHEERGSISGIARRLDLDRKTVRRSLQQTTWQPYRRAAMTETLLTAHADFVRTRASQVNYSARILYQELRASHEYIGSYETVKRGVAPLREGQLQAERALLRFETPPGQQSQIDWGQATVPFRAGPTVVHVFVLTLGFSRRGFYYACADERLAQFLEAHERAFAHFGGHTREHLYDRPRTVCYADETGRRLWNPTFKAFADYWGFEPRVCRPYRAQTKGKVESGVKYLKRNFLPGRTFVDLVDFQTQLDEWTATIADRRIHGTTHEEPLVRFARERNHLVPLADQRAFQQEARVSRIVAEDYLVSLATNRYSVPFRLIGQRVEVQRRGDTVHIFHRDQEIATHPVLPGQHQFRIQPEHGPGASARLARHRRSTVSDRSPRPDALPEVEVRDLAWYEAVCERTASQEGRP, from the coding sequence ATGGTGGATCAAGAGCGGTGGGCGGAGATTCGACGGTTGCGTCATGAAGAGCGGGGATCCATTTCAGGGATTGCGCGGCGGTTGGACCTGGATCGGAAGACCGTGCGGCGCAGTCTGCAGCAGACGACGTGGCAACCCTATCGCCGAGCGGCGATGACGGAGACGCTGCTGACCGCCCATGCCGACTTTGTGCGGACCCGTGCGTCGCAGGTTAATTATTCGGCGCGGATTCTCTATCAGGAACTGCGAGCGAGCCACGAGTACATCGGCAGTTATGAGACGGTGAAGCGAGGGGTGGCGCCGCTGCGTGAGGGTCAGCTGCAGGCGGAGCGGGCCCTCCTCCGCTTTGAGACACCGCCGGGCCAGCAGAGTCAGATTGATTGGGGCCAAGCCACCGTGCCCTTCCGCGCCGGCCCGACGGTGGTGCACGTGTTCGTGTTGACGTTGGGGTTCAGCCGACGTGGGTTCTATTACGCCTGTGCCGATGAGCGGCTGGCGCAGTTTCTCGAGGCCCATGAACGGGCTTTTGCGCATTTCGGTGGCCACACGCGAGAGCATCTGTATGACCGACCGCGAACCGTCTGTTATGCGGATGAGACGGGGCGGCGGCTCTGGAATCCCACCTTCAAAGCCTTCGCCGACTATTGGGGCTTTGAGCCGCGCGTGTGTCGGCCCTATCGGGCCCAGACCAAGGGTAAGGTCGAATCCGGCGTGAAATATCTGAAACGGAACTTTCTGCCGGGACGAACGTTTGTCGATCTGGTGGACTTTCAAACCCAACTTGACGAATGGACCGCGACAATTGCCGACCGCCGCATCCATGGCACGACGCATGAGGAGCCACTCGTCCGGTTTGCGCGAGAACGCAACCACCTGGTCCCGCTGGCGGACCAGCGCGCCTTCCAGCAGGAGGCGCGCGTCTCACGGATCGTGGCCGAGGACTATTTGGTCAGCCTGGCGACGAACCGCTACTCCGTGCCCTTCCGGCTCATTGGTCAGCGGGTTGAAGTGCAACGACGGGGGGACACGGTCCACATCTTTCACCGTGACCAAGAGATCGCGACGCACCCGGTGCTCCCGGGCCAGCACCAATTCCGAATCCAGCCCGAGCACGGCCCTGGAGCCAGTGCGCGTCTCGCCCGCCACCGTCGGTCCACGGTGAGCGATCGGTCCCCTCGCCCCGATGCCTTGCCGGAGGTCGAAGTGCGGGATCTGGCCTGGTACGAGGCGGTGTGTGAGCGCACGGCGTCGCAGGAGGGGCGGCCATGA
- the tig gene encoding trigger factor: protein MEVTEIGPMKRALKIEVPADEVTQEFSRAYSELNRQVQIPGFRPGKAPLTILEKRYAKAVEEDVIRKLVPDFYGRAIKQAGISPVVVDIPPLDRVKIKKDSPFTFTATVEIKPTIELRDYKPPNPISLQADKRTVAEEQIDRALEVLREQQARLDAATHGTVLTEGDYAIVDLEGFLDGAPLEGTKKEGQLHRVGSKAALLGIEIDAHLIGRQEGDVVEIPQTYPVSHPDQRVAGKTVGFRLVIQGVKQKKLPALDDEFAKDCGPYASLYELREKLRGEMENALKKDIEASYKDTLLKRLIDTHHFDLPDTLVEQELSTIVRQKLQARQRGKVTDSLPAPEMEVLKGIREEHREEANRRVKASLILEAIAEKEGLSVSQDDLNNEVARLATELRVPMADLVKMIQAGGQDSVEELRARILADKALDVVYRQAVIQG, encoded by the coding sequence ATGGAAGTGACCGAGATAGGACCGATGAAACGCGCCTTGAAAATCGAGGTGCCGGCTGATGAGGTGACACAAGAATTTTCACGAGCGTACTCGGAGCTCAACCGTCAGGTTCAAATTCCAGGGTTTCGACCAGGAAAAGCCCCTTTGACTATTCTAGAAAAACGTTATGCTAAGGCAGTGGAAGAAGATGTCATTCGCAAGCTCGTGCCGGATTTCTATGGTCGAGCGATTAAACAGGCTGGGATCAGTCCAGTAGTGGTGGATATTCCCCCTTTGGATCGGGTCAAAATCAAAAAGGACTCCCCGTTTACTTTTACGGCGACAGTCGAAATCAAACCCACGATCGAACTTCGCGACTATAAGCCCCCCAATCCAATTTCGCTCCAGGCGGACAAGCGCACAGTTGCGGAAGAACAGATAGATCGCGCCCTAGAGGTATTGCGTGAGCAACAGGCTCGTCTGGATGCGGCCACACATGGCACGGTTTTGACCGAAGGGGACTATGCCATTGTCGATCTCGAAGGATTCTTGGACGGAGCTCCTCTTGAAGGGACTAAAAAGGAGGGTCAGCTCCATAGGGTGGGTTCGAAGGCCGCGTTGCTGGGGATTGAAATAGATGCTCATCTTATTGGAAGACAGGAAGGGGATGTTGTCGAGATTCCTCAGACCTATCCGGTGAGCCATCCGGACCAGCGAGTCGCGGGAAAAACTGTCGGTTTCCGACTAGTCATACAGGGAGTCAAACAGAAGAAACTCCCTGCCCTTGACGATGAATTTGCCAAGGACTGCGGACCGTACGCATCGCTTTACGAGTTAAGGGAAAAGCTACGCGGTGAAATGGAGAATGCGCTCAAGAAGGATATCGAGGCGTCCTATAAGGACACTCTTCTCAAACGCCTCATCGACACCCATCATTTCGATCTTCCTGACACACTCGTAGAACAAGAGCTCAGCACGATTGTGCGGCAGAAATTACAGGCGCGGCAGCGCGGCAAAGTCACCGATTCTCTTCCCGCGCCAGAGATGGAAGTGCTGAAGGGGATTCGCGAAGAACACCGTGAGGAGGCAAATCGTCGTGTGAAAGCCAGCTTGATTCTTGAAGCCATAGCTGAAAAAGAAGGCTTGTCGGTGAGCCAGGATGATCTGAACAATGAAGTGGCTCGACTAGCCACGGAGCTCAGGGTACCGATGGCCGATCTCGTGAAAATGATCCAGGCTGGAGGTCAGGACTCCGTTGAGGAATTACGGGCGAGGATCCTGGCCGACAAGGCATTGGATGTTGTGTATCGTCAAGCGGTCATTCAAGGATAA
- a CDS encoding transposase, translated as MRQDTANVELKETARGRLNPWLLEKIQQWINGLLEAELTEQLGRPQYERAETATNYRNGYRPRPLNCLGLGRVHLSIPRDRAAGYRSQLLPERRGQDKEMEAASRPIDRERVADLARRAWSNIGCTSSYLVRSKNQKASSVPSDHETP; from the coding sequence ATGAGGCAAGATACAGCCAACGTGGAGCTGAAAGAAACGGCCAGAGGTCGATTGAATCCGTGGTTACTGGAAAAGATTCAGCAGTGGATCAATGGGCTCTTGGAGGCTGAGTTGACAGAGCAGCTGGGCCGTCCGCAATACGAACGGGCGGAGACCGCCACCAACTATCGGAATGGGTATCGACCCCGGCCCCTGAATTGTTTGGGGCTGGGACGGGTGCACCTGTCTATTCCGCGAGATCGTGCTGCGGGCTATCGGAGCCAATTGCTGCCGGAACGTCGGGGACAGGATAAGGAGATGGAAGCCGCGTCGCGTCCGATTGACCGTGAACGAGTCGCGGACCTCGCACGGCGTGCCTGGTCAAACATTGGCTGCACCTCCAGCTACCTGGTTCGGTCCAAGAACCAGAAGGCCTCCAGCGTACCTTCTGACCACGAAACACCCTAA
- the recR gene encoding recombination mediator RecR → MPVDQQSLLARLIKELVRLPGIGHKSAQRLAFHLMKAEREDALRLADVIRAVKDGLAFCRQCRNIAEADLCEFCLDPKRDRTKIFVVEEPSTLYAVERAGAYRGLYHVLLGALSPLDGVGPGDIKADELIERVKLGGVEEVILATNPTIEGEATAIYLTRLLKPFGVRVSRIAYGIPVGMDIEYADEVTLLKSIEGRRDV, encoded by the coding sequence ATGCCCGTCGATCAACAAAGCTTGTTGGCGAGATTGATCAAGGAACTGGTCCGTCTCCCCGGAATCGGTCACAAGAGCGCCCAGCGTTTGGCCTTTCACCTCATGAAGGCCGAGCGAGAGGATGCCTTGCGACTGGCGGATGTCATTCGTGCGGTGAAGGATGGGTTAGCGTTTTGCAGACAATGTCGGAATATTGCCGAAGCAGACTTGTGCGAGTTTTGTCTCGACCCGAAACGCGACCGCACCAAGATCTTTGTCGTTGAAGAACCCAGTACGCTGTATGCCGTCGAACGGGCAGGCGCCTATCGCGGGCTCTATCACGTCCTGTTGGGCGCACTTTCTCCACTTGACGGTGTGGGTCCTGGTGATATCAAAGCTGATGAACTCATCGAACGCGTGAAACTCGGTGGGGTTGAAGAAGTCATTCTCGCGACGAACCCCACTATCGAGGGAGAAGCCACAGCGATCTATCTGACCCGATTGCTCAAGCCTTTCGGCGTGCGCGTTTCTCGAATTGCTTATGGAATTCCAGTGGGTATGGACATAGAGTATGCGGACGAAGTGACGTTGCTGAAATCGATCGAGGGTCGGCGCGATGTATAG
- a CDS encoding YbaB/EbfC family nucleoid-associated protein codes for MKNPFGNMSNILKQAQAMQEQMAKIQEQATSKTTSGTAGGGIVTVTANGAMQVVGVAIDPEVVKSGDVDMLQDLVVAATNEALRKAKELMEGEMKALTGGMKIPGLF; via the coding sequence ATGAAAAATCCTTTCGGCAACATGAGCAACATACTGAAGCAAGCGCAGGCCATGCAGGAACAGATGGCCAAGATCCAGGAGCAAGCGACCTCAAAAACCACCAGCGGGACGGCCGGCGGCGGGATCGTCACCGTCACGGCGAACGGCGCGATGCAGGTCGTTGGCGTGGCGATCGATCCCGAGGTCGTCAAGAGCGGCGATGTCGATATGCTCCAGGATCTTGTGGTGGCTGCGACGAACGAGGCGCTCCGCAAGGCCAAGGAATTGATGGAAGGTGAAATGAAAGCCCTGACGGGTGGAATGAAAATTCCGGGTCTGTTTTAG
- the dnaX gene encoding DNA polymerase III subunit gamma/tau — MDYQVSARKYRPSTFDDVIGQPHVVQTLMNAVSTKRIAHAYLFSGTRGVGKTTVARILAKALNCERGPTSHPCDSCENCSEITQGNSVDVIEIDGASNTSVDDVREIRENVKFTPFRGQFRVYIIDEVHMLSNSAFNALLKTLEEPPAHVAFIFATTEIHKIPATILSRCQHYNFRRIARTEIIERLRHVALQDRLTLEERSFVALARASEGSMRDALSLLDQAVAYGGKAICHADLELLLGAVPQELVQEIIKAIITQDSHAALVSLARLMDRGHDLRAFCAEVVECIRNLLVAAVVPGRAELRSLIETSEDDLNQLSMNAKELTPEQLQELLAIFVQAEDSLRFSSHPRFVMETAAVQATRLLCRRQGTEARPVQTSPSSNQKPPAGSEGRKSGPPPPPPLRQDVPATPRSSPKAAQTSMAETDEGRSTSSVLFHIPPINEGTATHTTIPPIAVCPQPMLQWELVQEEVAASFPNIAPFLESGRFVGMEGGFVIIGFGKQATVAKARLEKAENLLVLSRLCERQLGYPIPVRIIELTETHPPGPTMAQVRAAKEQEQRLVLFERAKSNPTVKQALEIFGVELADVHIIAQQEASE, encoded by the coding sequence ATGGACTATCAAGTCTCCGCGCGTAAATATCGACCCAGTACGTTTGACGATGTGATCGGTCAGCCGCATGTGGTCCAAACGTTAATGAACGCGGTCTCGACCAAACGGATTGCGCATGCGTATCTCTTTTCAGGCACGCGAGGCGTGGGGAAAACGACCGTCGCACGAATTCTCGCGAAAGCACTCAACTGTGAACGAGGACCGACCAGCCATCCTTGCGACAGCTGTGAGAATTGCAGTGAGATTACGCAAGGGAACTCGGTTGATGTCATCGAAATCGATGGTGCGTCCAATACCAGCGTGGACGATGTGCGAGAGATTCGTGAGAACGTCAAGTTCACGCCGTTTCGTGGTCAGTTTCGTGTCTATATCATCGATGAAGTCCACATGCTCTCAAACTCAGCGTTTAATGCCCTGTTGAAAACGCTCGAGGAACCACCGGCCCATGTGGCTTTCATCTTTGCGACCACGGAGATTCACAAAATCCCCGCAACGATTCTTTCGCGATGCCAGCATTACAATTTTCGCCGTATTGCCAGAACCGAAATCATTGAACGACTTCGGCACGTGGCACTGCAAGATCGGTTGACGCTTGAAGAACGGAGTTTTGTGGCACTGGCTCGCGCCAGTGAAGGGAGTATGCGCGATGCCCTGAGCTTGCTTGATCAGGCCGTTGCATATGGTGGCAAGGCCATCTGCCACGCAGATCTTGAACTTCTGTTGGGAGCAGTCCCGCAAGAACTGGTGCAGGAGATCATTAAGGCGATTATCACCCAAGACAGCCATGCGGCCCTTGTCAGCCTGGCCAGGCTAATGGACCGAGGGCATGACTTGCGGGCGTTCTGCGCGGAGGTGGTGGAATGCATACGCAATCTGCTCGTGGCGGCAGTCGTTCCCGGTAGGGCCGAACTGCGTAGCTTGATTGAGACCTCGGAGGACGATCTGAACCAACTGTCGATGAATGCCAAGGAACTGACTCCTGAGCAGCTTCAGGAGTTGCTCGCAATCTTCGTTCAAGCGGAAGATTCCTTACGATTCAGCAGTCACCCTCGTTTTGTGATGGAGACCGCGGCTGTTCAAGCCACACGGCTGTTGTGTCGACGGCAGGGTACAGAGGCGCGTCCAGTACAGACATCGCCGTCTTCCAACCAGAAACCTCCGGCTGGGTCGGAAGGACGCAAGAGTGGGCCGCCACCTCCGCCGCCTTTGCGTCAGGACGTACCGGCTACGCCAAGGTCCAGCCCTAAAGCAGCTCAGACGTCCATGGCGGAAACAGATGAAGGGCGATCGACTTCATCTGTACTATTTCACATTCCACCGATCAATGAGGGAACAGCCACCCACACCACCATACCTCCCATAGCCGTCTGTCCACAACCGATGTTGCAGTGGGAGTTAGTCCAAGAAGAGGTTGCGGCTTCATTTCCCAATATCGCACCCTTTCTCGAATCCGGCAGGTTTGTTGGGATGGAGGGTGGCTTTGTCATTATCGGATTCGGCAAGCAAGCAACCGTAGCGAAAGCTAGATTGGAGAAAGCAGAAAATCTTTTGGTGTTGTCAAGGTTGTGCGAGCGCCAGTTGGGATATCCCATACCTGTCCGGATTATCGAGCTGACGGAGACACATCCACCGGGGCCAACCATGGCCCAAGTACGAGCGGCCAAGGAGCAAGAACAACGGCTGGTGTTGTTCGAACGTGCGAAGTCGAACCCGACGGTGAAGCAGGCCCTCGAGATATTCGGCGTCGAATTGGCCGACGTTCATATTATAGCCCAGCAGGAGGCAAGCGAATGA
- the clpP gene encoding ATP-dependent Clp endopeptidase proteolytic subunit ClpP: MLVPIVVEQTNRGERAYDIYSRLLKDRIIFLGAPIDDVFANLVIAQLLFLEAEDPEKDINLYVNSPGGSVTAGLGIYDTMQYVKPPINTICLGQAASMGALLLTAGTRGKRFALPNARVMIHQPLGGFQGQATEIDIHAREILKIRERLNEIMARHTGQPIEKIAHDTERDYFMSGEEAKRYGLIDEVITRPPKFMKVVESGDGAKDGIKGK; the protein is encoded by the coding sequence ATGTTGGTTCCGATCGTAGTCGAGCAAACTAATCGAGGCGAACGAGCCTATGATATCTACTCACGCCTTCTCAAAGATCGCATCATTTTCCTTGGCGCCCCAATTGACGATGTGTTTGCCAACTTGGTGATTGCCCAGCTTCTCTTTCTTGAAGCGGAAGATCCTGAGAAAGATATCAATCTCTACGTCAATTCGCCGGGAGGTAGTGTGACAGCCGGGTTGGGCATCTACGATACCATGCAATATGTGAAGCCCCCGATCAATACCATCTGCCTCGGTCAGGCCGCCAGCATGGGAGCCCTCCTATTGACCGCCGGAACAAGAGGCAAGCGGTTTGCCCTGCCCAACGCCCGGGTGATGATCCATCAACCGTTGGGTGGATTCCAAGGACAGGCGACGGAAATTGACATCCATGCTCGAGAGATTCTCAAGATTCGTGAACGTCTCAACGAAATCATGGCTAGACACACTGGGCAGCCGATCGAGAAGATCGCGCATGACACGGAACGGGACTATTTCATGTCCGGCGAAGAAGCCAAGCGATACGGTCTCATTGACGAGGTGATTACACGACCACCCAAGTTTATGAAAGTCGTGGAATCCGGCGACGGGGCAAAAGACGGGATCAAAGGGAAGTAA
- a CDS encoding PilZ domain-containing protein: MAALSERRKFVRATLVGSALVSPKSGGRACTAVLDNVNKIGAGLHTKDRFPPNEKVTVSLAFLDSDRVEQQEKLDGTVAWVKPWGKKGFLIGVVWDELVTKEKNRWLYYYLEETLKASV, translated from the coding sequence GTGGCTGCACTGAGCGAGCGGAGGAAGTTTGTCCGGGCGACGTTGGTCGGCTCCGCCTTGGTGTCGCCGAAAAGCGGCGGGCGCGCCTGTACCGCCGTCCTGGATAATGTAAACAAGATCGGGGCCGGTCTTCACACCAAAGATCGCTTCCCTCCGAATGAAAAGGTTACTGTTTCGCTCGCCTTCCTCGATTCCGATCGAGTCGAGCAACAGGAAAAGCTCGACGGAACCGTCGCCTGGGTCAAGCCTTGGGGCAAGAAAGGTTTCTTGATCGGAGTTGTGTGGGACGAATTGGTGACGAAAGAGAAGAACCGCTGGCTGTATTACTACCTCGAGGAAACCCTCAAGGCCTCTGTTTAA
- a CDS encoding TraR/DksA C4-type zinc finger protein has product MKIRRSGTRTPSAKSKGSVGARGSLNKPDSASQKAKYPDIRRDLERQRAAILNDVGEVLTHRGDLATFPDVSDQASAEVDQNFSMRIRDRERKLLKKINEALDQMNAGTYGICERCSGDIPYKRLKARPVTTLCIECKTLQEQEEQGRG; this is encoded by the coding sequence ATGAAGATACGCCGTTCCGGTACACGTACTCCATCGGCAAAATCGAAGGGCTCGGTGGGAGCCAGGGGTTCCCTGAACAAGCCGGATTCAGCCTCCCAGAAGGCCAAGTATCCCGACATCCGCCGTGACCTCGAACGCCAACGCGCCGCCATCCTTAATGATGTCGGAGAAGTCCTGACACATCGAGGCGACCTCGCGACATTTCCCGACGTCAGCGACCAAGCATCCGCCGAGGTCGACCAGAATTTTTCCATGCGAATTCGCGATCGTGAGCGGAAGTTGCTGAAGAAAATCAATGAAGCATTGGATCAGATGAATGCAGGGACCTATGGGATCTGCGAACGCTGCAGCGGCGACATTCCCTACAAGCGACTCAAAGCCCGCCCGGTAACCACCCTCTGTATCGAGTGCAAGACCCTTCAAGAACAGGAAGAGCAAGGTCGAGGCTGA
- a CDS encoding transposase — MAAATLQSSKFGTNAVWFRLNVLTYNLLSALKRLALPGDLSEARPKRLRFLVFNPVGKVVQHARRTLLRLTSSAQQALLTLTRSHILALSPP; from the coding sequence TTGGCCGCTGCGACGCTGCAGAGCAGTAAGTTTGGCACGAATGCCGTCTGGTTCCGGCTCAACGTGCTGACCTACAATCTGCTCAGCGCATTGAAGCGGCTGGCCTTACCCGGAGATTTGTCAGAGGCCCGGCCGAAGCGATTGCGGTTTCTGGTGTTCAACCCGGTCGGGAAGGTCGTGCAGCATGCTCGACGCACCCTGTTACGCCTCACCTCAAGTGCGCAGCAGGCCCTCTTGACCCTCACGCGCAGCCACATCCTGGCGCTCAGCCCTCCTTAG
- a CDS encoding ABC-F family ATP-binding cassette domain-containing protein, translating to MLQIESISKQYSTKLLLTEASAHLRPNSRVGLVGPNGAGKTTLFRMVLGEESPDKGSIRKRPRLRIGYLPQELETITGKTVLDAAHRDEYPEHEAKRILMGLGFTEVDFDRLVEKLSGGYRMRVALAHLLLSNPDVLMLDEPTNHLDKPTQRWFEQFLLQSGMTLLIISHDTAFLDRVVTHIWELRHHKIEEYRGNYSLFRKLKAERDSQLQASAARQSKEIARVQKFVDRFRYQANKASQVQSRLKQLEKVKRIEIQRDPKRVKFRFPLPSASGRQVLDLAGASKRYGEKVVYKTLDFSVERGQRIALVGENGAGKSTLLKMLAGVLPLDTGTRTVGHGVTLHYFAQHQAETLNPEHSILESLEEVTRHAEMNFLRGIAGAFLFSGQDQKKPIKALSGGERNRVALARMLVEPANTLLLDEPTNHLDPASVDVLTDALAEFPGTILFISHDPTFLARIATRVVEIEGGQARNFIGDYEYYLWKKAQEFESIKETSEELEGTAKPSASGPTRAMAQQVQPKGRGGERRDLTKTQARLEKQVSRAEAEITEAETKIKAREAELADSTLYAEFDRWNLLHQEQAAWKRDLERLTSRWESLSAELENVKRQLVSLA from the coding sequence ATGCTCCAAATTGAATCCATCAGCAAGCAATATTCCACGAAGCTGCTGCTCACTGAAGCCTCCGCGCATCTTCGCCCGAATTCGCGAGTGGGCTTGGTTGGCCCGAACGGCGCCGGAAAAACGACGCTCTTTCGGATGGTTCTTGGTGAAGAGTCGCCGGACAAAGGCTCGATCCGCAAGCGGCCTCGGCTCCGGATCGGTTACCTTCCACAAGAACTCGAAACGATTACCGGAAAGACCGTCCTCGATGCTGCGCATCGCGATGAGTACCCTGAACACGAAGCCAAGCGCATCTTGATGGGGCTGGGCTTTACGGAAGTCGATTTTGATCGGCTTGTCGAGAAACTGTCCGGAGGCTACCGAATGCGGGTCGCGCTGGCCCATCTGCTTCTATCGAACCCAGATGTGCTCATGCTGGACGAGCCGACCAACCACTTGGATAAGCCGACTCAGCGTTGGTTCGAGCAGTTTCTGCTCCAATCCGGCATGACGCTCCTGATCATCAGCCACGATACCGCTTTTCTGGACCGTGTGGTCACGCACATCTGGGAACTACGGCATCACAAGATCGAGGAGTACCGAGGCAACTATTCCCTCTTCCGCAAGTTGAAAGCGGAGCGGGATTCCCAGCTACAAGCCTCGGCGGCTCGACAGTCCAAAGAGATTGCCCGCGTTCAGAAGTTCGTCGATCGCTTCCGGTACCAGGCCAACAAGGCCAGCCAGGTTCAATCGCGTCTCAAACAGCTTGAAAAGGTCAAGCGGATTGAAATCCAACGAGATCCAAAGCGGGTCAAGTTCCGGTTTCCCCTTCCCTCAGCGAGCGGCCGCCAGGTATTGGATCTAGCCGGAGCTAGTAAGCGCTATGGTGAAAAGGTGGTCTACAAAACCCTCGATTTTTCCGTGGAGCGGGGCCAACGTATCGCGCTGGTCGGTGAAAACGGGGCGGGAAAAAGCACTCTTCTGAAGATGCTCGCGGGCGTACTCCCACTGGATACCGGCACCAGAACGGTAGGGCACGGAGTCACCTTGCACTACTTTGCGCAACATCAAGCGGAGACTTTGAACCCAGAGCACTCGATTCTTGAGTCACTCGAAGAAGTCACGAGACATGCGGAAATGAATTTTCTACGAGGAATCGCCGGTGCCTTCTTGTTCTCAGGACAAGATCAGAAAAAGCCGATCAAGGCCCTGAGCGGCGGCGAGCGGAACCGGGTCGCCTTAGCCCGCATGTTGGTTGAACCGGCGAATACGTTGCTTCTCGACGAGCCGACGAACCATTTGGATCCGGCCTCGGTGGATGTGCTCACTGATGCACTGGCTGAATTCCCAGGGACCATCCTCTTCATTTCCCATGATCCGACGTTTCTTGCGCGCATCGCCACCAGGGTCGTCGAAATCGAAGGGGGTCAGGCTCGAAATTTTATTGGTGATTATGAGTACTACCTGTGGAAGAAGGCTCAAGAGTTCGAATCGATAAAGGAAACAAGCGAAGAACTCGAGGGAACCGCAAAACCATCTGCTTCCGGCCCTACACGCGCGATGGCCCAGCAAGTCCAGCCAAAAGGGCGGGGAGGAGAGCGACGCGATCTAACCAAAACCCAGGCACGCTTGGAAAAGCAGGTGTCCCGAGCGGAAGCAGAAATTACCGAGGCCGAGACCAAGATCAAGGCGCGCGAAGCGGAGTTGGCCGATTCGACTCTCTACGCCGAGTTCGATCGTTGGAACCTCCTGCATCAAGAACAAGCGGCCTGGAAGCGTGATCTCGAACGACTGACCTCGCGCTGGGAATCGCTGTCTGCAGAATTAGAAAATGTAAAACGACAGCTCGTGTCGCTGGCTTAG